A genome region from Thermococcus onnurineus NA1 includes the following:
- a CDS encoding toprim domain-containing protein, producing MAIVDVRILVEGASDVEVVSKALQGLALGSEYNITISAIIPTTNVEIAKSAAAGADLLIIATDADRVGRDLAERLFNELSEMVGHIERMKLPLGHDLEHVDVELVRKELKNTLVRAGLKTLQLLPGYMELRKELLDVKGKYDQLANDYEALYKEYEDLQKKYEELHGEYVRIRHENEGLRELLNKKSRPVKIDDAWKNLFPAEPTPEERLIAIAVEKLGLAGKVIVGQGYIFAEDKGLVDELLKTVYLSLSIREEPPKPPEPPRKEPPKPSEPPEEPEVVADAEIKPDDIEGLLKGL from the coding sequence ATGGCCATAGTCGATGTTAGAATTTTGGTTGAAGGTGCGAGCGACGTTGAAGTGGTAAGTAAAGCTCTTCAAGGTCTGGCCTTGGGAAGTGAGTACAACATAACGATTTCTGCCATAATCCCGACGACCAACGTTGAGATTGCAAAGAGCGCCGCAGCTGGGGCTGACCTGCTTATCATAGCCACTGACGCCGACCGCGTTGGAAGAGACCTTGCTGAGAGGCTTTTTAATGAGCTGAGCGAGATGGTCGGCCACATTGAGAGGATGAAGCTCCCTCTCGGCCATGACCTTGAGCACGTAGATGTCGAGCTCGTCAGGAAGGAACTCAAGAACACACTGGTGAGAGCAGGGCTCAAAACACTCCAATTGCTGCCCGGCTACATGGAACTGAGAAAGGAGCTCCTTGATGTTAAGGGGAAGTACGACCAGCTGGCAAATGACTACGAGGCCCTCTACAAAGAGTACGAAGATCTTCAGAAGAAGTATGAGGAACTCCATGGGGAATACGTAAGAATTAGGCACGAGAATGAAGGATTGAGAGAACTCCTCAACAAGAAGAGCAGACCAGTTAAAATAGACGATGCCTGGAAGAATCTCTTTCCAGCTGAACCCACCCCTGAGGAGAGGCTCATCGCAATAGCCGTCGAGAAGCTTGGACTGGCGGGTAAAGTCATAGTCGGCCAGGGATACATCTTCGCCGAGGACAAGGGACTAGTTGATGAACTCCTCAAGACAGTCTACCTTAGTCTCTCCATAAGGGAGGAGCCTCCAAAGCCACCAGAGCCACCGAGGAAGGAGCCGCCAAAACCGTCTGAGCCTCCCGAAGAGCCAGAAGTTGTCGCTGACGCAGAGATAAAGCCTGACGACATTGAGGGCCTCTTGAAGGGGCTGTGA
- the sfsA gene encoding DNA/RNA nuclease SfsA, which yields MIKILLRLNVVPCTFIKRLNRFVALVDVDGEERKALVTNTGRLEEFMIPGRKAFCVPKSGGKTDFVLVAFEDLGGKGAIIDTRTQAKAFEKAVELGLVPWLKDCRIKRREVTIGSSRLDYLFECPGGEVYAEMKSAVLRGGERGEYAMYPDCPTLRGQKHIKELIELQKAGRKAMIFFIGAIPSVEKFRPYERGDPEIARLLSEAKNAGVEIHALSISLLPDGRVILERPSLEVELREDF from the coding sequence ATGATTAAGATACTCCTCAGGCTTAATGTTGTACCATGTACATTCATCAAAAGGCTCAACCGCTTCGTGGCACTAGTAGATGTTGACGGGGAAGAAAGAAAAGCCCTAGTTACAAACACCGGCCGCTTGGAAGAGTTCATGATTCCAGGGAGGAAGGCCTTCTGCGTTCCCAAGAGCGGGGGAAAGACAGACTTCGTCCTAGTTGCCTTTGAAGACCTAGGTGGAAAGGGAGCCATCATAGACACGAGGACTCAGGCCAAAGCCTTTGAGAAGGCAGTGGAGCTTGGCTTGGTTCCATGGCTTAAAGACTGCAGGATAAAGAGGAGAGAGGTAACCATTGGAAGCTCAAGGCTGGACTACCTCTTCGAGTGTCCTGGCGGAGAGGTTTACGCTGAGATGAAGAGCGCGGTTCTGAGAGGTGGGGAGAGGGGAGAATATGCTATGTATCCAGACTGTCCTACCCTGCGGGGGCAGAAGCACATAAAAGAGCTGATAGAGCTCCAAAAGGCCGGGAGGAAGGCAATGATTTTTTTCATCGGCGCCATACCTAGTGTTGAGAAGTTCAGGCCATACGAGAGAGGCGACCCTGAGATAGCGCGCCTTCTGAGTGAAGCCAAGAACGCTGGCGTTGAAATCCACGCGCTGAGCATTTCACTCCTTCCAGATGGTAGGGTGATCCTCGAAAGGCCGAGCCTTGAGGTTGAGCTGAGGGAGGATTTTTAA
- a CDS encoding V4R domain-containing protein has product MEIEYIDLIKQWRNIYRSEIKEKPSQLQRTELTPQNYFQVRRPFFAKLFPEDPEYVRTFRMISYGMMEYSPSLRSLILRGAGLKLAKRLVESGEVKSLDDLPKVFLNQKIGLLDILEESFNRIKLNIYECMSCYHTVPIGRTLCDFEAGLIQGIIEELVGRNITREIYCQGLGYSFCGFEVVFE; this is encoded by the coding sequence ATGGAAATTGAGTACATCGATCTAATCAAACAGTGGCGAAATATTTACAGGTCTGAGATTAAAGAAAAGCCCTCTCAACTTCAGAGAACTGAACTAACCCCCCAGAATTACTTCCAAGTTAGAAGACCTTTTTTTGCGAAGCTTTTTCCAGAGGATCCAGAATACGTAAGAACTTTCAGAATGATTTCTTATGGTATGATGGAATATAGTCCCTCTCTAAGAAGCCTTATTCTGAGAGGTGCGGGATTAAAGCTCGCTAAAAGACTTGTAGAAAGTGGAGAAGTCAAAAGTCTAGATGACCTACCTAAAGTGTTCTTAAATCAAAAGATAGGGCTTCTTGATATCTTGGAAGAGTCTTTTAATAGGATAAAGCTAAATATCTATGAGTGTATGAGCTGTTACCATACTGTCCCTATAGGGAGAACTTTATGTGATTTTGAAGCAGGCCTGATCCAAGGTATCATAGAAGAGCTAGTAGGCAGAAACATTACAAGAGAGATATACTGTCAGGGACTTGGCTACTCTTTCTGTGGCTTTGAGGTAGTATTTGAGTGA
- a CDS encoding winged helix-turn-helix domain-containing protein, with protein sequence MVMGVIVVQPSGRCDATCANCIWRERLSGVMLPGDVLPRIASLLDGFRFDEGILMCPNPFLHPKIKIIYDELRDISKRVTVFIPLTASLSNLRVDVLADVDMISIIVPPMIDIKRGDTLIRALESRGIDHIEAYLVFNSSSDPGEILRKIGECMKRGLRITVGPSLFSPPSGDMFIESISARKDVELGLHYGRKYLYSAMKVFLNDYPITLLMSPMDPCRHLYVNPYGIISKCPNSNFSVSYREMTRELLRKIFFSPCPNNKNPSFVPKVEISFVTSSGIKIPGDIMELLELISQTRSFRAACKIMGVSPSTYWERIRDIEEKLGRRLIVSVKGGRKKGITVLTGVALDLLKEYQRIRERVLLSLNERF encoded by the coding sequence ATGGTTATGGGAGTTATAGTTGTACAACCATCAGGAAGGTGTGACGCAACCTGTGCAAATTGCATTTGGAGAGAAAGGTTAAGTGGAGTAATGCTCCCTGGGGATGTTCTTCCTAGAATAGCCTCTCTTTTAGATGGGTTCAGATTCGATGAAGGAATATTGATGTGCCCTAACCCGTTTCTTCATCCAAAAATAAAGATTATCTACGATGAGCTGAGGGACATATCAAAAAGGGTGACCGTTTTTATACCCTTAACTGCCAGTCTCTCCAACCTCAGAGTAGATGTGCTTGCTGATGTGGACATGATCTCTATAATTGTTCCGCCCATGATAGATATTAAAAGAGGGGATACTCTAATTAGAGCCCTTGAATCGAGAGGTATTGATCACATTGAGGCTTATTTGGTATTTAACTCGAGCTCGGATCCAGGGGAGATCCTTAGGAAAATCGGGGAGTGCATGAAGCGAGGATTAAGAATAACTGTTGGACCCTCCCTTTTCAGCCCTCCATCCGGAGATATGTTCATTGAATCAATAAGTGCCAGAAAAGATGTCGAACTTGGCCTGCATTATGGAAGGAAATATCTTTATTCTGCTATGAAAGTGTTCCTAAATGATTATCCCATTACTCTGCTTATGTCCCCCATGGATCCATGCAGGCATCTTTATGTTAATCCATATGGCATTATATCAAAGTGTCCAAACTCAAATTTTTCAGTGAGCTACCGGGAGATGACTAGAGAATTACTTCGGAAGATATTCTTTTCCCCATGTCCCAACAATAAGAATCCGAGTTTTGTACCCAAAGTTGAAATATCCTTTGTTACGTCATCAGGCATAAAAATTCCCGGAGATATTATGGAACTCCTTGAACTTATTTCTCAGACCAGATCATTTAGAGCGGCATGTAAGATTATGGGAGTTTCTCCATCAACATACTGGGAAAGGATCAGGGATATTGAGGAAAAACTCGGGAGAAGATTGATTGTCTCCGTTAAGGGAGGTCGAAAAAAAGGAATAACTGTACTCACTGGAGTTGCCTTGGATCTCCTGAAAGAATACCAACGGATCCGAGAGAGAGTTTTACTGTCTCTAAATGAAAGGTTCTAA